A region from the Silene latifolia isolate original U9 population chromosome 7, ASM4854445v1, whole genome shotgun sequence genome encodes:
- the LOC141589949 gene encoding uncharacterized protein LOC141589949, with translation MARTRGHISRSKASIAPSMAVLSTESLIEENGGDLGELSLAPNPPNTVNVLIDSAIKAAGIPQTSSVIRSSGPTSTSTENTVTHVYTDTSHVTTTVLPVDNTVNDTVNVPTENAIPNLGPNSSKIGEKWSSVVNKSQKLGMNLFYCEQSVQSSEIDLEESDFATELKIWENTLMGHVLGSKPSLKTIPDYVSAHWGTIGKDHGKWVRILSFLNTGPLLSPWKWRGWLEFQFGYFFPGLDPYLWSEKVLSKKASKIGKPLFADPATTEKSKLSFARIMVEVDVSKDLPTHVVLNVPNIGQITQKVVYEWLPYYCRECGKLGHTSSTSKKLQSRPKKPAVEPFVELGGTSGSSGKQPSRVEEKVDSLGQRSLPPASSISQNVPVMHSVSSSTVVPSNDLLTTNSFQVLSETVPVTDVVEHQLFPSSTLEQGDTSGSSGQKTSNVVDNVDSGCLKLGQRSLLHDSSSTHDVPVMHSECSPNSAALKAGQITNTSVTVMKRGPLVTELGGTSSLTAGGVVLMRRNLDVLAILETRVKETKARKIINKVFAKWKVICNYNAHYNGRIWLLYNPTTVSLSHILSDAQWISCQVHHHLSSSDFQLSAVYGSNDASERMLLWNSLTQICTAKPWIVLGDFNVIRSPEEKLSSNPPILQDMLAFNSCLASCSLDDISSSGTDLTWTNKQDQQTRVWSKLDRVLINSSWATSFSSSSAHFHESGLSDHSPVVVTVFTERKVPKRFSFLNSWIEHPDYEAAVKSAWKTSKAGSPIFCFFEKLKNVKAALKKLHQSHFSGISEKVKTARQNLKTVQANLLTDPFSSSLILEEKLAVKEFTRLKSIELSILQQRAKIAHLQQTDTNSKYFFAKIAERRHQQFIGSIKDKNGVIHSGQEGVTHAFQDYYSNLLGSNQPVSVLDADMLRQDGCVPTDHINLVRDITQLEIKEAVFSIDSNSSPGVDGFSSGFFKSAWSIIAKDFCAAVLSFFRTGHMAKQANATLLSLIPKKQVPESVLDYRPISCCTVFYKTVSKILANRIQHVLPSIVGNEQAAFVKGRSIFENIMLSQALVQGYNRRNISPRCLRKVDIKKAFDTLQWDFISQMLQVLGFPPLFSKWIMGCITNTWYSFKINGNISGFFPGKSGIRQGDPLSPYLFVLSMEILSRSLRKICTKPQVSYHPKCSRLNLTHLIIADDLMIFVRGDMPSVNAAKTALSEFALLSGLHANIDKTNLYFGGVAPSIMNEILAATGFSLGKFPFRYLGLPLATSKLKLSMYDSLITKIQQCINHWSSHTLSYAGRVQLLNSVLFGLDNYWCSSLLLPKEVIHHINKISKDFFWNIPAGTRRLVFKSWSAICTPWSYGGFNIKDLLSWNQALLLKWVWKLSFPDTGLWALWIKTYVLKQDSIWTVISKGQFPSCFRDILKIRDLFITLTGSVQQAQLQFNTWCAGSHIPAHLPYLFFRQPTPVGDWAISLTYSGIIPSHKIITSMAVQGQLATVDNLQRRGFSLANRCCLCECHEEDHAHLFFSCPFSNHLWSSVLQWMHIIRPVLPLHQELSLQVSMPRWRKHWYLISIAVVVHSIWTERNRRIFAQERLSHSALFSKLKFQIAVRMYMCHSEHFVASIQAA, from the exons ATGGCGCGAACTAGGGGTCACATTTCTCGCTCTAAGGCCTCCATAGCTCCATCCATGGCGGTGCTTTCTACTGAATCTCTAATTGAAGAGAATGGTGGTGATTTGGGAGAGTTATCATTGGCGCCAAATCCTCCGAACACGGTGAATGTCTTGATTGATTCCGCCATTAAAGCAGCTGGAATTCCTCAAACTTCTTCTGTAATTCGGTCTTCTGGCCCTACTTCTACCTCCACAG AAAATACTGTTACTCATGTTTATACGGATACTTCGCATGTAACTACTACTGTTTTGCCTGTTGATAATACTGTTAACGATACAGTTAATGTTCCTACTGAAAATGCTATACCTAATTTGGGTCCTAATTCTTCTAAAATTGGGGAAAAATGGAGTTCAGTGGTTAATAAGTCTCAGAAGTTAGGTATGAACCTTTTTTACTGTGAACAAAGTGTTCAGTCATCTGAAATTGATCTTGAGGAATCTGACTTTGCTACTGAACTTAAAATCTGGGAAAATACTTTAATGGGTCATGTTCTTGGATCAAAACCATCTCTTAAAACTATCCCGGATTATGTTTCTGCTCATTGGGGTACTATTG GAAAGGACCATGGAAAGTGGGTTCGAATTCTCTCATTCTTAAACACTGGTCCCCTTCTTTCTCCCTGGAAATGGAGAGGGTGGCTAGAGTTCCAGTTTGGATACTTTTTTCCTGGATTGGACCCCTATCTTTGGTCTGAGAAAGTCCTAAGTAAAAAGGCCAGTAAAATAGGCAAACCTCTCTTTGCTGATCCTGCAACAACAGAGAAATCCAAGCTTTCTTTTGCTAGGATAATGGTGGAAGTTGATGTCTCAAAGGATCTTCCTACCCATGTTGTACTTAATGTTCCTAACATTGGTCAAATCACTCAAAAAGTAGTCTATGAATGGTTGCCTTATTATTGTAGGGAGTGTGGTAAACTTGGTCATACCTCTTCTACTTCCAAAAAGTTGCAGTCCAGGCCCAAAAAACCAGCAGTAGAGCCTTTTGTGgagctaggtggtacctcagGATCATCAGGGAAGCAGCCTAGTAGGGTGGAGGAGAAAGTAGACTCACTAGGTCAGAGATCTCTTCCTCCTGCTAGCTCTATTTCCCAGAATGTTCCTGTAATGCACTCAGTAAGCTCCAGCACAGTTGTTCCTTCTAATGACCTGCTAACTACTAATTCTTTCCAAGTTCTCTCTGAGACTGTTCCTGTTACTGATGTGGTGGAGCACCAGCTTTTTCCCTCTAGTACTTTAGAGCAAGGTGATACCTCAGGTTCCTCTGGGCAGAAGACTAGCAATGTGGTAGACAATGTAGACTCAGGATGCTTAAAGCTAGGTCAGAGATCTCTCCTACATGATAGTTCTTCTACTCATGATGTCCCTGTAATGCACTCAGAATGCTCTCCAAACTCTGCAGCTTTAAAAGCTGGTCAGATTACTAATACTTCAGTTACTGTCATGAAGAGGGGTCCCCTTGTTACTGAACTAGGTGGTACTTCATCTCTAACTGCAGGGGGAGTGGTTTTAATGAGGAGGAAT CTGGATGTTCTTGCCATCTTGGAAACAAGGGTTAAAGAAACTAAAGCCAGGAAAATCATAAATAAGGTTTTTGCTAAGTGGAAGGTCATCTGTAATTACAATGCTCACTATAATGGCAGGATCTGGTTACTCTATAATCCTACTACTGTCTCTCTTAGTCATATTTTGAGTGATGCTCAGTGGATTAGTTGCCaggttcatcatcatctttctaGTTCTGATTTCCAGTTGAGTGCTGTCTATGGCAGCAATGATGCTTCTGAAAGGATGCTTCTTTGGAATAGTCTCACTCAAATTTGCACAGCAAAGCCTTGGATTGTTTTGGGAGACTTCAATGTTATTAGAAGTCCTGAGGAGAAATTGAGTTCTAATCCTCCTATTTTGCAAGATATGTTGGCTTTCAATTCCTGCTTGGCATCTTGCTCTCTTGATGATATTTCCAGTTCAGGTACTGATCTGACTTGGACTAACAAACAGGATCAGCAGACAAGAGTCTGGTCTAAATTGGACAGGGTCCTTATTAATTCTAGCTGGGcaacttccttttcttcttccagTGCTCATTTTCATGAATCTGGGCTCTCTGATCATTCCCCAGTGGTGGTTACTGTGTTTACTGAAAGGAAAGTCCCTAAGAGATTTAGTTTTCTTAACAGTTGGATTGAGCACCCTGACTATGAGGCCGCTGTCAAGAGTGCTTGGAAGACTTCTAAAGCAGGTAGCCCcatcttttgtttttttgaaaaGCTTAAGAATGTTAAAGCTGCTCTAAAGAAATTGCACCAGTCTCATTTCAGTGGTATTTCTGAGAAAGTTAAAACTGCTAGGCAAAATCTCAAAACAGTTCAGGCTAATTTGCTTACTGATCCTTTCTCCTCATCCCTCATTCTTGAAGAGAAACTAGCTGTTAAAGAATTTACTCGTCTCAAATCCATTGAGCTCTCTATCCTTCAGCAAAGAGCAAAAATTGCTCACTTACAACAGACTGATACTAACTCCAAGTATTTCTTTGCAAAAATTGCTGAAAGAAGACATCAACAATTTATTGGGTCAATAAAGGACAAAAATGGGGTAATACATTCTGGTCAGGAAGGAGTCACTCATGCTTTTCAAGATTATTATTCTAATCTCCTGGGTTCTAATCAACCAGTTTCTGTCCTGGATGCTGATATGTTAAGACAGGATGGCTGTGTTCCCACTGATCACATAAATCTTGTCAGAGACATTACTCAGCTGGAAATAAAGGAAGCAGTATTCAGTATTGATTCTAATAGCAGCCCAGGGGTTGATGGTTTCTCTTCAGGGTTTTTTAAGTCTGCCTGGTCTATTATTGCAAAGGATTTTTGTGCTGCTGTCCTTAGTTTCTTCAGAACTGGTCATATGGCAAAGCAAGCAAATGCTACTCTTCTTTCTCTAATTCCTAAGAAGCAAGTCCCTGAATCAGTCTTGGACTACAGGCCAATTTCTTGTTGTACAGTTTTCTATAAAACTGTTAGTAAAATCTTGGCAAATAGAATCCAACATGTCTTACCCTCTATTGTTGGCAATGAGCAGGCTGCTTTTGTGAAAGGAAGAAGTATTTTTGAAAACATCATGCTCTCTCAGGCCCTTGTTCAAGGTTATAATAGGAGGAATATTTCTCCCAGATGCTTAAGAAAGGTGGATATTAAAAAAGCTTTTGACACTCTCCAATGGGATTTTATCTCTCAAATGCTCCAGGTTCTAGGGTTTCCTCCTTTATTTTCAAAATGGATTATGGGTTGCATAACTAATACCTGGTACTCTTTCAAGATTAATGGTAATATATCTGGGTTTTTCCCTGGTAAAAGTGGTATAAGGCAGGGAGATCCTCTTTCTCCTTACCTATTTGTCCTAAGCATGGAAATACTCTCAAGGTCTCTCAGAAAGATTTGCACTAAACCTCAGGTCTCCTACCATCCAAAATGCAGTAGACTCAATCTCACTCATTTGATAATTGCAGATGATTTGATGATTTTTGTTAGGGGAGATATGCCTTCTGTTAATGCTGCTAAAACAGCTCTATCTGAGTTTGCTCTTCTCTCAGGATTGCATGCTAATATTGATAAAACTAATCTCTACTTTGGTGGAGTTGCTCCTTCTATTATGAATGAGATCCTAGCAGCTACTGGTTTTTCTCTTGGCAAATTTCCTTTCAGATATCTTGGGCTTCCTCTAGCAACTTCTAAGCTCAAACTGTCTATGTATGATTCTCTTATTACTAAGATTCAGCAATGCATTAACCACTGGTCTTCTCATACTCTTTCTTATGCTGGTAGGGTTCAGCTCCTAAACTCTGTGCTTTTTGGGCTGGACAATTACTGGTGTTCTAGTCTCCTTCTTCCCAAGGAGGTCATTCATCATATTAATAAAATCAGTAAAGATTTCTTTTGGAATATTCCTGCGGGTACTAGAAGACTAGTGTTCAAAAGTTGGTCTGCTATTTGTACTCCTTGGTCATATGGTGGCTTCAATATTAAGGACCTTCTCTCCTGGAATCAAGCCTTGTTACTGAAATGGGTTTGGAAGCTTTCCTTTCCTGACACTGGGTTGTGGGCTCTCTGGATCAAGACTTATGTCCTGAAACAGGATTCTATTTGGACAGTCATCAGTAAAGGTCAATTCCCTTCTTGTTTCAGAGACATCCTCAAAATCAGGGACCTCTTTATCACTCTCACAGGGTCTGTACAGCAAGCTCAGCTTCAGTTTAATACTTGGTGTGCTGGTTCCCACATTCCTGCTCATCTTCCCTACTTGTTCTTTAGACAACCTACTCCTGTTGGGGACTGGGCTATTAGCCTAACCTACTCTGGGATTATAcctagtcataaaattataacttCTATGGCAGTTCAAGGACAGCTAGCAACTGTGGATAATCTCCAACGAAGAGGATTTTCCCTTGCTAATAGATGTTGTTTGTGTGAGTGCCATGAAGAGGATCATGCTCATCTCTTCTTCTCTTGTCCTTTTTCTAATCATCTTTGGTCATCAGTCCTTCAGTGGATGCATATTATTAGACCTGTTCTACCCTTGCATCAAGAACTTTCTCTTCAGGTTTCTATGCCAAGGTGGAGGAAGCATTGGTATCTCATCTCCATTGCTGTTGTGGTTCATTCTATATGGACTGAACGAAATCGTAGGATCTTTGCTCAAGAGAGGCTCTCCCACTCTGCTCTGTTCAGCAAACTTAAGTTTCAGATTGCAGTTCGTATGTATATGTGCCATTCTGAGCATTTTGTAGCTAGTATTCAGGCTGCTTAA